From Mesorhizobium australicum, a single genomic window includes:
- a CDS encoding DUF411 domain-containing protein, translating into MKNPQCNCCDGYAHYLRKNGFEIEVKLTIDLAWISSKAGVPANFQGCHTMFIDGHVVDGHVPVKAVQKLLSERPDIAGIALPGMPMGSPGIAGGKTEPFTIYEVTKDGKAPAVYSTE; encoded by the coding sequence GTGAAGAACCCGCAGTGCAACTGCTGTGACGGTTACGCCCACTATCTCCGGAAGAACGGCTTCGAAATCGAGGTCAAGCTGACGATTGACCTCGCCTGGATCAGCAGCAAGGCGGGCGTCCCCGCGAACTTCCAGGGCTGTCATACGATGTTCATCGACGGCCATGTCGTCGATGGGCACGTTCCCGTGAAGGCTGTTCAAAAGCTGCTCTCCGAGCGCCCCGACATCGCCGGCATCGCTCTCCCCGGCATGCCGATGGGCTCTCCCGGCATAGCCGGCGGGAAAACCGAGCCGTTCACGATTTACGAAGTCACCAAGGACGGCAAGGCACCTGCCGTCTACTCAACCGAATGA